CGTGAGCTGATTGAACAGACGCTCCACCAGTTTGAAGGAAACACCATGCAGGTGCCCCCACTCTATTCAGCAGTGATGGTGGATGGTCACCGCGCCTACAAACTGGCCCGTAAGGGCAGCGATGTAGAACTGCAGGCCAAGCCAATCCGCATTGACGAGATTGAACTGACCCATTTCGACCCGGATACCATGCAGATGAGCATCCGGGTGGCTTGCGGAAAAGGAACATACATCCGCTCGCTGGCACGCGACATTGGATTTGCCTTGGGCAGCGGCGCTTTCCTTACCGCACTCTGCCGTACCCGCTTGGGAAATGTGCGCATTGAGGACTGCGTAACACTCGATGAATTCCCCGCCTGGCTCGAACGTCAGGAGATAGAACTTCCAGAGAGGACCTGAGGCTGGCATAACACAGAAACTGAGTATTGTAATCACGTAACACCGAAATATTGATGAAACTAT
The sequence above is a segment of the Prevotella sp. E9-3 genome. Coding sequences within it:
- the truB gene encoding tRNA pseudouridine(55) synthase TruB; the encoded protein is MNFQEGEFIYINKPYRMSSFGALAYVRTRLSRLLHVKRLKTGHAGTLDPLATGVLILCTGKATKKIESLQLQDKEYTATLQLGATTPSFDKEHTVDMTYPTHHITRELIEQTLHQFEGNTMQVPPLYSAVMVDGHRAYKLARKGSDVELQAKPIRIDEIELTHFDPDTMQMSIRVACGKGTYIRSLARDIGFALGSGAFLTALCRTRLGNVRIEDCVTLDEFPAWLERQEIELPERT